One part of the Glycine soja cultivar W05 chromosome 11, ASM419377v2, whole genome shotgun sequence genome encodes these proteins:
- the LOC114376485 gene encoding protein MAINTENANCE OF MERISTEMS-like, protein MGCAIRSFMGSQDFTFPPLLLDHRQILPASPLFAGYPSLVWSFNMASSSSSNHYDVASGPLEDDLLWMQKNHISQHIWNGANQRTLKIRRATPLYNHREAPPEEIIPLLQVSGLYPIMKLAQLKINGALVNAFIERWRPETHTFHLKCGEATITLQDVSVLLGISVDGRPLTGNTNIDWFELCHELLGVMPDDDAVDGNSLLLSWLTSQFANINDFIGNQQGLERFARAWILRFIGGVMFVDKSSKRVPMRYLQFLRDLRECSTYAWGAALLGNLYREMCIATDYHAKSIGGFTLLIQLWAWERCPTLAPSVIPPQQQNAPLAYRWLGGELHHIGNDNLLEFRRKLDVMKRDEFVWVPYAGHVEMNLSQVCFIGSVLWTCIVPLICFQKVEWHQPDRVMRQFGMQQPIPGPVMQPENIHDLTLKGKEGRNWMRLMQPALNEWNSRYERRVEQTPPQTGTLSLNSEYMRWYRRKTKVYVDPKHARRGLLGEIVETLHFMVSPVGRRVCTFDDLLPCIEKITLISEEEDRILEAHQDAPPSQPQFEHQQFNILQRSVETRGLGRRRQTVDAAPYSLPPMPEREHGMYYTPPVFTQEPSQMAPMYSYPHDFQPGYSMTGIFGSSPPSGGTPSFTQNNELPTPNAPLGGPWNVPGNIPDMNDLLGVDLRHDFSAEADEVDERGNLRRRNPDRAARNWDRPCGTSSRHHRHSHD, encoded by the exons GAGTTTTAATATGGCAAGTTCGTCATCATCTAATCATTATGACGTGGCATCTGGACCATTAGAGGATGATTTACTGTGGATGCAAAAAAACCATATATCACAACATATTTGGAATGGTGCTAATCAAAGGACGTTAAAAATTCGACGAGCTACACCACTGTATAATCATAGAGAAGCACCGCCCGAGGAAATTATTCCTTTATTACAAGTTTCGGGTTTGTACCCGATAATGAAATTGGCGCAATTGAAGATAAATGGAGCATTAGTTAATGCTTTTATTGAAAGGTGGAGGCCAGAAACACATACATTTCATTTGAAGTGTGGCGAGGCAACTATTACACTTCAAGATGTTTCTGTGCTACTTGGTATTTCTGTTGATGGAAGACCTTTAACCGGCAATACAAATATTGATTGGTTTGAGTTGTGCCATGAATTATTGGGTGTCATGCCTGACGATGATGCAGTTGACGGGAACTCACTTTTATTGAGTTGGCTGACTTCTCAATTTGCAAATATTAATGATTTCATAGGCAACCAACAAGGGCTTGAAAGATTTGCTCGAGCTTGGATCTTAAGATTCATAGGAGGCGTGATGTTTGTTGATAAAAGCAGCAAAAGGGTGCCAATGAGATATTTGCAATTTTTGAGAGACCTTAGAGAGTGCAGCACttatgcatggggagctgctCTTCTGGGTAACCtttatagagagatgtgcatcGCAACAGACTATCATGCTAAATCAATAGGCGGTTTCACTCTCTTGATTCAGTtatgggcatgggaacgatgccCAACGTTAGCCCCGTCAGTtattcctccacaacaacaaaacgCGCCACTTGCTTACAG ATGGTTAGGAGGTGAATTGCATCACATAGGCAATGACAATTTACTTGAGTTTCGTCGTAAATTAGATGTCATGAAACGCGACGAG TTTGTTTGGGTCCCTTATGCTGGACATGTGGAAATGAATTTGAGTCAAGTTTGTTTTATTGGGTCTGTATTATGGACATGTATCGTACcacttatttgttttcaaaaagtggAATGGCACCAGCCGGATAGAGTCATGCGACAgtttggaatgcaacaacctattccgGGCCCAGTAATGCAACCCGAAAACATACATGACTTGACCTTAAagggaaaagaaggaagaaattgGATGCGACTAATGCAACCCGCGCTTAATGAATGGAATAGTCGCTATGAAAGGAGAGTAGAACAAACGCCGCCACAAACAGGGACCCTTAGTCTGAACTCTGAATATATGAGGTGGTACAGGCGTAAGACAAAAGTTTATGTCGACCCAAAACATGCAAGAAGAGGACTATTG ggTGAAATCGTGGAAACACTACATTTTATGGTGTCGCCTGTTGGGAGAAGGGTTTGTACTTTTGATGATTTACTGCCATGTATCGAGAAGATCACTCTTATATCTGAAGAAGAGGATAGGATACTTGAGGCACATCAAGATGCTCCCCCTTCTCAGCCACAATTTGAACATCAACAGTTTAATATACTACAGCGAAGTGTGGAGACTCGAGGCTTAGGGCGACGTCGGCAAACTGTGGATGCAGCACCGTACAGTTTGCCTCCGATGCCAGAACGAgaacatggaatgtattacacaccGCCGGTATTCACCCAAGAACCATCGCAGATGGCGCCGATGTATTCATACCCACATGATTTCCAACCAGGGTACAGTATGACAGGCATATTTGGATCCTCTCCTCCTTCAGGGGGGACTCCTTCATTCACCCAAAATAATGAACTACCGACCCCAAATGCTCCACTTGGTGGTCCGTGGAATGTACCTGGAAATATACCCGACATGAATGACTTATTGGGGGTCGATTTACGTCATGATTTCTCTGCCGAGGCTGACGAAGTGGATGAAAGGGGGAATCTTAGAAGAAGAAACCCTGATAGGGCAGCTAGGAATTGGGATCGGCCATGTGGGACATCGTCGCGGCATCACAGACATAGTCATGATTGA
- the LOC114373405 gene encoding uncharacterized protein LOC114373405 — MSVIELCVEVDVAGASAINLTNSLLSCGNNMSHNESGSATVGTNSEEDFDDDDYLISNSYVENSLDEDEDINEMSDTDDEAARLIEPLTVVQSGEGGSQTPFWDSASHYSNINWSYPDQEEICGLDMESNFNMGQELYKYVVCCGNRSDDIPCPFYMRAILSKKTDTWKVTQWGGPHSCLNMSITQDHDKLDSNLIATCVLGMIKEDPSLKISLIQERINGMFNYNISYRKAWKAKQKAITIEYGDWDESYAVLPSWLKHMQNHSPGSYYQICDDDFVVGNTVSREHRQFHRVFWTFGQCKEAFKYCKPVIQVDGTFMYGKYRGTLLIATTQDGNSHVLPLAFAVVEGETLTAWSWFLAHLREHVTDKDGICLISDRHASIKVAVANEALGWQPPHAYHVYCVRHIASNFNHKFKNGKQKEMLKKLGYTPCKHIFDRNFDKFCELSPPVKAWIGKISKEKWTMAYDKEGRRYGHMTTNLSECVNKVFKGCRNAPITALVKSTYSRCRKYFVDRGRQAQREIRDGQIYCSHVMKKLRENQEKACSHIVRTYDIQRTIFEVEEAFDPMTQRGGHKWTVNLNERYCQCGQFTTYHYPCSHIIAACGTVSINFYQYIDVVYTNDYILRAYSAQWWPLGNDDAIVPSDDPWTLVPDPSFIRDKKGRPRSTRLRNEMDWREPSQSRYKCGRCGTVGHNRRNCPLQSQQGSC, encoded by the exons atgtcTGTCATAGAATTATGTGTTGAAGTTGATGTTGCGGGTGCTTCTGCAATTAATTTGACAAATTCATTGTTATCATGCGGAAATAATATGTCTCACAATGAATCGGGTAGTGCAACAGTTGGAACAAATTCAgaagaagattttgatgatgatgattatttaatatctaattCATACGTTGAGAACTCACTAGATGAGGATGAGGATATTAATGAAATGTCTGACACAGATGATGAAGCTGCCCGTTTGATCGAACCACTTACAGTTGTGCAATCGGGAGAAG gtgGAAGTCAGACTCCATTTTGGGATTCTGCTTCTCACTATAGTAATATTAATTGGAGTTATCCTGACCAAGAAGAAATTTGCGGTTTAGATATggaatcaaattttaatatgggtcaagaattatat AAATATGTCGTCTGTTGTGGAAATAGAAGCGATGACATCCCatgccctttttatatgagggcaattttatcaaaaaaaactGATACATGGAAAGTTACGCAATGGGGAGGACCACACAGTTGCTTGAATATGAGTATAACTCAAGACCATGATAAATTGGATTCTAATTTGATTGCCACTTGTGTACTAG GGATGATCAAAGAAGATCCGTCACTCAagatttctttgattcaagagaggatcAATGGAATGTTTAATTACAACATTTCGTACAGGAAAGCGTGGAAGGCAAAGCAAAAGGCAATaacaattgaatatggcgactGGGATGAGTCTTATGCCGTTCTTCCGTCATGGCTgaaacacatgcaaaatcattcgcCAGGATCGTATTATCAAATTTGTGATGATGATTTTGTTGTTGGCAATACTGTCAGCCGTGAACACCGACAGTTCCATCGAGTCTTTTGGACCTTCGgtcaatgcaaagaggcttttaaaTATTGCAAACCAGTCATACAAGTTGATGGTACATTCATGTATGGGAAGTATCGCGGTACGCTGTTAATTGCAACAACACAAGATGGAAATAGTCATGTTCTTCCGCTTGCATTCGCTGTGGTTGAGGGGGAAACATTaacagcgtggtcatggtttttggcacacttgcgtgaacatgtCACAGATAAAGATGGTATCTGTCTCATTTCTGATCGTCATGCAAGTATAAAGGTAGCTGTTGCGAATGAAGCACTTGGGTGGCAACCTCCTCATGCGTATCATGTGTATTGCGTGCGCCACATTGCAAGtaattttaatcacaaatttaagaatgggaaacaaaaagaaatgttaaaaaaattag GATACACCCCGTGTAAGCATATTTTTgatagaaattttgataaattttgtgaGCTGAGTCCCCCAGTAAAAGCATGGATTGGGAAgatctcaaaagaaaaatggacaATGGCATATGACAAAGAAGGTCGTAGATACGGTCATATGACAACCAATCTATCCGAATGtgtaaataaagtttttaaggGATGTCGCAATGCACCAATAACTGCCCTTGTGAAGTCAACATACAGCAGGTGTCGAAAGTATTTTGTTGATCGTGGTCGTCAAGCACAAAGGGAAATACGCGATGGTCAAATATATTGCTCACACGTCATGAAAAAACTTCGGGAAAATCAAGAAAAGGCTTGTTCTCACATTGTTCGGACATATGATATTCAGAGAACAATATTTGAGGTTGAGGAGGCTTTCGACCCTATGACTCAACGAGGTGGACATAAATGGACAGTTAACTTGAATGAGCGCTACTGTCAATGTGGACAATTTACTACTTACCATTATCCGTGCTCTCATATCATTGCTGCGTGTGGTACTGTTAGCATCAACTTCtatcaatatatagatgttgtgtaCACAAATGACTACATATTACGTgcttactccgcacaatggtggcctcttgggaatgacgATGCGATTGTCCCATCTGATGACCCGTGGACACTTGTGCCTGATCCAAGTTTTATTCGTGACAAAAAAGGAAGGCCAAGATCAACTCGATTAAGAAATGAAATGGATTGGAGGGAGCCATCGCAAAGTCGCTACAAGTGTGGCAGATGTGGGACAGTAGGACACAACCGGCGTAATTGTCCATTGCAATCTCAACAAGGCAGTTGTTGA
- the LOC114376486 gene encoding PHD finger protein ALFIN-LIKE 4-like isoform X2: protein MEALSRSVEDVFEDFKGRRAGIIKALTTDVEDFYSQCDPEKENLCLYGSPNEQWEVNLPVEEVPPELPEPVLGINFARDGMQEKDWLSLVAVHSDTWLLALAFYFGARFGFDKTHRNRLFSMINELPTIFEVVTAKKQVKEKSSVSNNSGSKSKSNSKAASETQGRQSKPLQPKDEDEGLEEEDNDEHGDTLCGACSENYGTDEFWICCDICEKWFHGKCVKITPARAEHIKQYKCPSCSNKRAR from the exons ATGGAGGCGCTAAGTCGCTCCGTGGAAGACGTATTCGAGGATTTCAAGGGCCGAAGAGCCGGCATCATCAAAGCTCTTACCACCG ATGTTGAAGATTTCTACAGCCAATGTGATCCTG AGAAGGAGAATTTGTGCTTATATGGATCACCTAATGAGCAATGGGAAGTAAATTTACCTGTTGAAGAAGTTCCTCCAGAGCTTCCTGAGCCTGTCCTGGGCATTAACTTTGCTAGGGATGGCATGCAGGAAAAAGACTGGTTATCTTTAGTTGCTGTTCATAGTGATACATGGTTACTTGCCCTTGCCTTTTATTTTGGAGCCAGATTTGGATTTGATAAAACTCACAG GAATCGACTATTCAGTATGATCAATGAACTACCAACAATATTTGAAGTTGTTACAGCAAAGAAACAAGTTAAAGAGAAGTCTTCGGTTTCAAACAACAGTGGCAGCAAATCTAAGTCTAACTCTAAAGCG GCTTCCGAAACCCAGGGCAGACAATCAAAGCCATTACAACCAAAAGATGAGGATGAAGGACTAGAAGAGGAAGATAATGATGAACATGGAGATACCTTGTGTGGGGCATGTAGTGAGAATTATGGTACCGATGAGTTCTGGATTTGCTGCGACATCTGTGAGAAGTGGTTCCATGGAAAATGTGTGAAGATCACCCCTGCCAGAGCAGAGCATATCAAGCAATACAAGTGCCCATCATGCAGTAACAAGAGAGCTCGCTAA
- the LOC114376486 gene encoding PHD finger protein ALFIN-LIKE 4-like isoform X1: MEALSRSVEDVFEDFKGRRAGIIKALTTDVEDFYSQCDPEKENLCLYGSPNEQWEVNLPVEEVPPELPEPVLGINFARDGMQEKDWLSLVAVHSDTWLLALAFYFGARFGFDKTHRNRLFSMINELPTIFEVVTAKKQVKEKSSVSNNSGSKSKSNSKARASETQGRQSKPLQPKDEDEGLEEEDNDEHGDTLCGACSENYGTDEFWICCDICEKWFHGKCVKITPARAEHIKQYKCPSCSNKRAR, translated from the exons ATGGAGGCGCTAAGTCGCTCCGTGGAAGACGTATTCGAGGATTTCAAGGGCCGAAGAGCCGGCATCATCAAAGCTCTTACCACCG ATGTTGAAGATTTCTACAGCCAATGTGATCCTG AGAAGGAGAATTTGTGCTTATATGGATCACCTAATGAGCAATGGGAAGTAAATTTACCTGTTGAAGAAGTTCCTCCAGAGCTTCCTGAGCCTGTCCTGGGCATTAACTTTGCTAGGGATGGCATGCAGGAAAAAGACTGGTTATCTTTAGTTGCTGTTCATAGTGATACATGGTTACTTGCCCTTGCCTTTTATTTTGGAGCCAGATTTGGATTTGATAAAACTCACAG GAATCGACTATTCAGTATGATCAATGAACTACCAACAATATTTGAAGTTGTTACAGCAAAGAAACAAGTTAAAGAGAAGTCTTCGGTTTCAAACAACAGTGGCAGCAAATCTAAGTCTAACTCTAAAGCG CGGGCTTCCGAAACCCAGGGCAGACAATCAAAGCCATTACAACCAAAAGATGAGGATGAAGGACTAGAAGAGGAAGATAATGATGAACATGGAGATACCTTGTGTGGGGCATGTAGTGAGAATTATGGTACCGATGAGTTCTGGATTTGCTGCGACATCTGTGAGAAGTGGTTCCATGGAAAATGTGTGAAGATCACCCCTGCCAGAGCAGAGCATATCAAGCAATACAAGTGCCCATCATGCAGTAACAAGAGAGCTCGCTAA
- the LOC114376879 gene encoding threonine synthase, chloroplastic-like: protein MASSSLFQSLPFSLKTTKPYALPKPAANFVIRAQSPLTQNTNAASSASKHRRPADENIRDEARRINAPHDHHLFSAKYVPFNADPSSSTTESYSLDEIVYRSQSGGLLDVQHDMDALKRFDGEYWRNLFDSRVGKTTWPYGSGVWSKKEWVLPEIHDDDIVSAFEGNSNLFWAERFGKQFLGMNDLWVKHCGISHTGSFKDLGMTVLVSQVNRLRKMNRPVVGVGCASTGDTSAALSAYCASAAIPSIVFLPANKISLAQLVQPIANGAFVLSIDTDFDGCMQLIREVTAELPIYLANSLNSLRLEGQKTAAIEILQQFDWQVPDWVIVPGGNLGNIYAFYKGFKMCQELGLVDKIPRLVCAQAANADPLYLYFKSGWKEFKPVKSSTTFASAIQIGDPVSIDRAVHALKSCDGIVEEATEEELMDATAQADSTGMFICPHTGVALTALFKLRNSGLIKATDRTVVVSTAHGLKFTQSKIDYHSKDIKDMACRYANPPMQVKADFGSVMDVLKTYLQSKTH, encoded by the coding sequence ATGGCTTCCTCATCTCTTTTTCAGtctctccctttctctctcAAAACCACTAAACCCTACGCGCTTCCCAAACCCGCCGCCAATTTCGTAATCCGCGCCCAATCCCCCCTCACTCAGAACACCAACGCCGCCTCCTCCGCCTCCAAGCATCGCCGCCCCGCCGACGAGAACATCCGCGACGAGGCCCGCCGCATCAATGCTCCCCACGACCACCACCTCTTCTCGGCCAAATACGTCCCTTTCAATGCCGACCCTTCCTCCTCCACGACGGAGTCCTACTCGCTCGACGAGATCGTCTACCGCTCCCAATCCGGTGGCCTCCTCGACGTCCAGCACGACATGGACGCCCTCAAGCGCTTCGACGGCGAGTACTGGCGCAACCTCTTCGACTCTCGCGTCGGCAAGACCACCTGGCCCTACGGCTCCGGCGTCTGGAGCAAAAAAGAGTGGGTCCTCCCTGAGATCCACGACGACGACATCGTCTCCGCCTTCGAAGGAAACTCCAACCTCTTCTGGGCCGAGCGTTTCGGCAAACAGTTCCTCGGCATGAACGATTTGTGGGTCAAACACTGCGGAATCAGCCACACCGGCAGCTTCAAGGATCTCGGCATGACCGTCCTCGTTAGCCAGGTCAACCGCTTGAGAAAAATGAATCGCCCCGTCGTCGGTGTCGGTTGCGCCTCCACCGGTGACACCTCCGCCGCTTTATCTGCTTATTGCGCTTCGGCGGCGATTCCTTCCATTGTGTTTCTGCCTGCTAATAAAATCTCGCTTGCTCAACTTGTTCAGCCTATTGCCAATGGTGCCTTTGTGTTGAGTATCGACACTGATTTTGATGGTTGCATGCAGTTGATCAGAGAGGTCACTGCTGAGTTGCCTATTTATTTGGCTAACTCTCTCAACAGTTTGAGATTGGAAGGGCAGAAAACTGCTGCTATTGAGATTCTGCAGCAGTTTGATTGGCAGGTTCCTGATTGGGTCATTGTGCCTGGTGGCAACCTTGGCAACATTTATGCCTTTTACAAAGGCTTCAAGATGTGTCAAGAGCTTGGTCTTGTGGATAAGATTCCAAGGCTTGTTTGTGCCCAGGCTGCCAATGCTGATCCTTTGTATTTGTACTTTAAATCCGGCTGGAAGGAGTTTAAGCCTGTGAAGTCAAGCACTACCTTTGCCTCTGCCATTCAAATTGGTGATCCTGTTTCCATCGACAGGGCGGTTCACGCCCTAAAGAGTTGCGATGGGATCGTGGAGGAGGCCACCGAGGAGGAGTTGATGGATGCTACGGCGCAGGCAGATTCCACTGGGATGTTTATCTGCCCCCACACTGGGGTTGCTTTGACTGCTTTGTTTAAGCTCAGGAACAGTGGGCTTATTAAGGCCACTGATAGGACTGTGGTGGTTAGCACTGCTCATGGCCTCAAGTTCACTCAGTCCAAGATCGATTACCATTCTAAGGACATCAAGGACATGGCTTGCCGCTATGCTAACCCTCCCATGCAAGTCAAGGCTGATTTTGGGTCGGTTATGGATGTTTTGAAGACGTATTTGCAGAGTAAGACTCATTAG